From the Macaca nemestrina isolate mMacNem1 chromosome 7, mMacNem.hap1, whole genome shotgun sequence genome, one window contains:
- the LOC105477979 gene encoding insulinoma-associated protein 2, translating into MPRGFLVKRTKRTGCSYRVRLAEHVFPLLGPQGAPPFLEEAPRASLPGTERAAPPTREEPGKGLTEEAARELSGSPCRAAGVSPGAGGREGAEWRAGGREGPGPSRSPGPSPSPAKPAGAELRRAFLERCLSSPVSAESFPGGAAAVAAFSCSVAPAAAPTSGEQFLLPLRAPFPEPALQPDPVPLSTALQSLKRAAGGERRGKAPTGCASGPAAARIKKPKAMRKLSFADEVTTSPVLGLKIKEEEPGAPSRGLGGSRTPLGEFICQLCKEQYADPFALAQHRCSRIVRVEYRCPECDKVFSCPANLASHRRWHKPRPAAANAATVSSADGKPPSSSSSASRDSGAIASFLEEGKENSRIERTADQHPQARDSSGTDQHPDSAPRQGLQVLTHPEPPLPQGPYTEGVFGRRVPVPGSTSGGGGSEIFVCPYCHKKFRRQAYLRKHLSTHEAGSVRALAPGFGSERGAPLAFACPLCGAHFPTADIREKHRLWHAVREELLLPALAGAPSETPGPSGPSDGSAQQIFSCKHCPSTFFSSPGLTRHINKCHPSESRQVLLLQMPLRPGC; encoded by the coding sequence ATGCCAAGGGGCTTCCTGGTGAAGCGAACTAAACGGACAGGCTGCTCGTACCGAGTTCGCCTTGCGGAGCATGTCTTCCCTCTGCTGGGGCCCCAGGGGGCGCCGCCCTTCTTGGAGGAGGCTCCCAGGGCCTCCTTGCCCGGTACGGAGCGGGCGGCCCCCCCCACCCGGGAGGAACCCGGAAAGGGGCTGACGGAGGAGGCGGCCCGGGAACTGTCGGGGTCGCCATGTCGGGCGGCTGGGGTGAGCCCGGGGGCGGGCGGGCGGGAAGGCGCGGAGTGGCGGGCGGGTGGCAGGGAAGGTCCCGGGCCCAGCCGCAGCCCCGGCCCCAGCCCCAGTCCAGCGAAGCCGGCCGGCGCAGAGCTGCGTCGGGCGTTCCTGGAGCGCTGCCTCAGCTCGCCCGTCTCCGCCGAGTCCTTCCCCGGGGGCGCCGCCGCCGTGGCCGCTTTCTCCTGCTCCGTGGCGCCAGCAGCCGCACCGACCTCGGGGGAGCAGTTCCTGCTGCCGCTCCGGGCGCCGTTCCCAGAGCCCGCGCTTCAGCCGGACCCTGTGCCCCTCTCGACCGCCCTGCAGAGTCTGAAACGGGCGGCCGGCGGCGAGCGCCGTGGCAAGGCACCCACGGGATGCGCGTCTGGACCCGCAGCCGCGAGAATCAAGAAGCCAAAGGCCATGAGGAAGTTGAGCTTTGCCGATGAGGTGACCACATCCCCTGTCCTGGGCCTGAAGATCAAGGAGGAGGAGCCCGGAGCGCCGTCTCGGGGCTTGGGCGGCAGCCGCACGCCGCTGGGCGAGTTCATCTGCCAGCTGTGCAAGGAGCAGTACGCAGACCCCTTCGCGCTGGCCCAGCACCGCTGCTCCCGCATCGTGCGCGTAGAGTACCGTTGCCCTGAGTGCGACAAGGTGTTCAGCTGTCCTGCGAACCTGGCCTCCCATCGCCGCTGGCATAAGCCGCGTCCCGCGGCTGCAAACGCCGCCACAGTCTCCTCCGCCGACGGGAAGCCGCCTTCTTCGTCGTCTTCGGCCTCCCGGGACTCCGGGGCCATTGCATCTTTtctggaggagggaaaggagaacaGCCGGATAGAGCGGACTGCGGATCAGCACCCGCAGGCCAGGGACAGCTCCGGGACGGATCAGCACCCGGACAGCGCCCCGAGGCAGGGCCTCCAGGTGCTGACGCATCCAGAGCCACCGCTGCCACAGGGCCCCTACACGGAGGGGGTGTTCGGGCGCCGGGTGCCTGTGCCGGGCAGTACCAGTGGTGGCGGGGGATCCGAAATTTTCGTGTGCCCATATTGCCACAAAAAGTTTCGTCGCCAAGCCTATCTGCGCAAGCACCTGAGCACTCACGAGGCGGGCTCGGTCCGTGCGCTAGCGCCGGGCTTTGGCTCCGAACGCGGTGCCCCACTTGCCTTCGCTTGCCCGTTGTGCGGAGCGCACTTCCCTACCGCAGATATCAGGGAGAAGCACCGGCTGTGGCATGCTGTCCGCGAGGAGCTGCTCCTGCCCGCTCTGGCGGGGGCTCCTTCCGAAACGCCGGGCCCTAGCGGGCCATCTGACGGGAGTGCCCAGCAAATTTTCTCGTGCAAGCACTGCCCGTCCACTTTTTTTAGTTCTCCGGGGCTGACCCGGCACATCAATAAGTGCCACCCCTCAGAAAGCCGGCAAGTGCTGCTGCTGCAGATGCCACTGCGGCCTGGCTGCTGA